A genomic segment from Abditibacteriota bacterium encodes:
- a CDS encoding YhcH/YjgK/YiaL family protein: MIYTSPDKLLRIFGPESPFGRCCLYLSRLDTEPLAAGEKELPGGIRVIQKPGDPLKREGRCEAHRKYIDIQLVTKGEELVKAAPLDACAVLEEYDPAGDIEWLAAREEYTLLLKPGRLLVLFPWDAHMPSLMPDPEHTRTDKIIFKVPLF, translated from the coding sequence ATGATATACACTTCACCGGACAAGCTTCTCAGGATATTCGGCCCGGAGAGCCCCTTCGGCCGATGCTGCCTGTACCTTTCCCGGCTGGACACAGAGCCTTTGGCCGCCGGAGAAAAGGAGCTCCCGGGCGGCATCCGGGTCATCCAAAAGCCAGGAGACCCTCTGAAAAGGGAGGGGCGCTGCGAGGCCCACAGAAAATATATAGACATACAGCTGGTGACGAAGGGGGAGGAGCTGGTCAAAGCCGCCCCTCTTGACGCTTGCGCCGTGCTGGAGGAATACGACCCCGCCGGGGATATAGAATGGCTGGCAGCCCGGGAAGAATACACCCTGCTGCTGAAGCCGGGGCGGCTGCTGGTCCTCTTTCCCTGGGACGCCCACATGCCCAGCCTGATGCCGGACCCGGAGCACACCCGGACGGACAAAATAATATTCAAGGTCCCCCTGTTCTAA